One part of the Methylobacterium terrae genome encodes these proteins:
- a CDS encoding glycosyl transferase family 1 yields MMEAVRAGAGGDPEARRMQAALARNLAAFRHLLARAHQAATEGRDEHAAVLGEAAAAFATANHCGLFSSPELERLVTALGRRLAPHPVASRAPPRSSPDRVLHVLTEARIVGGSSRMAWRWIAQDRGRRHSVALTRQDGARLPAPLVAAVLASGGAVHRLDGAGLLARARQLAALGREADLAVVHTEQDAVPLLAFADPARSPPTLFVDHGDHKFRLGLAASTVVASMRESGQRHARRRRDVDPARNPLLPTLLDAAPEAGRREEARRALGLPAEARILLSIARGTKFGAPGSPSYADRHLSVLEADPAALLVVVGAGTRPDWQAAAERSGGRIVALDERPDTAPFYDAADIYVDSFPFVSITSLLEAGSRGLPLVSCFPHAPEAEIFGADMPGLTGCLRRAGAWPEYQEILAGLLADGAERRALGLRTRASIAAVHTGEGWMAALERAYALAAREHGPFRAPRPDDGPAFDPVDLIVPLVCPQGHAPEQAIAQQLRIYPLWARLKLWLALARGAGPDARIGRSTLACFLPPAALARLRAAMARRRSARACGGA; encoded by the coding sequence TCTCGCGGCGTTCCGCCACCTCCTCGCCCGGGCCCACCAGGCGGCGACCGAGGGGCGCGACGAGCATGCCGCCGTACTGGGCGAGGCTGCGGCGGCCTTCGCCACGGCCAACCATTGCGGCCTGTTCTCCAGCCCGGAGCTCGAGCGGCTGGTGACGGCCCTCGGCCGCCGCCTCGCGCCGCATCCGGTCGCATCGCGCGCGCCGCCCCGATCCTCGCCGGACCGGGTCCTCCACGTCCTGACCGAGGCGAGGATCGTGGGCGGCAGCAGCCGGATGGCCTGGCGCTGGATCGCGCAGGATCGCGGCCGGCGCCACTCGGTGGCCCTCACGCGCCAGGACGGCGCGCGGCTCCCGGCCCCCCTCGTCGCGGCGGTGCTGGCGAGCGGCGGCGCGGTCCACCGCCTCGACGGGGCGGGCCTGCTGGCGCGGGCGCGCCAGCTCGCGGCCCTCGGCCGGGAGGCCGACCTGGCGGTGGTGCACACCGAGCAGGACGCCGTGCCGCTCCTCGCCTTCGCGGATCCGGCCCGCTCGCCGCCGACCCTGTTCGTCGACCACGGCGACCACAAGTTCCGGCTCGGCCTCGCGGCGAGCACGGTGGTGGCGAGCATGCGCGAATCCGGCCAGCGCCACGCCCGCCGCCGACGCGACGTCGACCCGGCCCGCAACCCGCTGCTGCCGACCCTGCTCGACGCGGCCCCGGAGGCCGGACGGCGGGAGGAGGCGCGCCGGGCCCTCGGCCTGCCGGCCGAGGCGCGGATCCTGCTCAGCATCGCCCGAGGGACGAAGTTCGGTGCGCCCGGGAGCCCGAGCTACGCCGATCGGCACCTGTCGGTGCTCGAGGCCGATCCGGCGGCGCTCCTGGTGGTGGTCGGGGCGGGCACGCGCCCGGATTGGCAGGCGGCGGCGGAGCGCAGCGGCGGGCGCATCGTCGCCCTCGACGAGCGGCCCGACACCGCTCCCTTCTACGATGCCGCCGACATCTACGTCGATTCGTTCCCGTTCGTGTCGATCACCTCGCTGCTGGAAGCCGGCAGCCGCGGCCTGCCCCTGGTGAGCTGCTTCCCGCACGCGCCGGAGGCCGAGATCTTCGGCGCCGACATGCCGGGGCTGACCGGCTGCCTGCGGCGCGCCGGGGCCTGGCCCGAGTACCAGGAGATCCTCGCCGGCCTGCTGGCCGACGGGGCGGAGCGGCGCGCCCTCGGCCTGCGCACCCGGGCCTCGATCGCCGCCGTCCATACGGGGGAGGGGTGGATGGCGGCGCTCGAGCGCGCCTACGCCCTCGCGGCGCGGGAGCACGGCCCGTTCCGGGCGCCCCGGCCCGACGACGGGCCGGCCTTCGACCCCGTCGACCTCATCGTGCCGCTCGTCTGCCCGCAGGGCCACGCACCGGAACAGGCGATCGCCCAGCAATTGCGGATCTATCCCCTCTGGGCGCGGCTGAAGCTGTGGCTCGCGCTCGCGCGCGGGGCCGGGCCGGACGCCCGGATCGGGCGCAGCACCCTGGCCTGCTTCCTGCCGCCGGCCGCCCTCGCCCGGCTGCGGGCGGCGATGGCCCGGCGCCGGAGCGCGAGGGCGTGCGGGGGGGCCTGA